Proteins co-encoded in one Stenotrophomonas maltophilia genomic window:
- a CDS encoding DUF1304 domain-containing protein — translation MSLIALLLTVLVAMLHLYFLVLEMFLWTRPLGLKTFRNTPEKAETTRVLAANQGLYNGFLAAGIVVGLVIDQPVLVTFSLACVVVAGCYGAYSVSRRIFMIQAVPAILALLLRAVA, via the coding sequence ATGAGCTTGATTGCCTTGTTGTTGACCGTGCTGGTCGCAATGCTTCACCTGTATTTCCTGGTGCTGGAGATGTTCCTGTGGACCCGTCCGCTGGGCCTGAAGACGTTCCGCAACACGCCGGAGAAGGCGGAGACCACACGCGTGCTGGCAGCCAACCAGGGGCTGTACAACGGCTTCCTGGCGGCGGGCATCGTGGTGGGCCTGGTAATCGACCAGCCGGTGCTGGTGACGTTCTCGCTGGCCTGCGTGGTGGTGGCCGGGTGCTATGGCGCCTACAGCGTGAGCCGGCGCATTTTCATGATCCAGGCGGTGCCGGCGATCCTGGCGCTGCTGCTTCGCGCGGTGGCGTGA
- a CDS encoding hotdog fold domain-containing protein, whose amino-acid sequence MSTPLLSLYHRLQRWPAGNWLFSRAVCLKAPYFASIAPRITRLEHGRCEGTLADRRKVRNHIGTVHAIAMCNLAELTAGLMVDASLPKGMRWIPKGMQVQYLAKARGTLQAVALPAQPIVAAAQGYALPVTVSVRDRAGTEVFSAVIDMWVSPAK is encoded by the coding sequence ATGTCCACGCCCCTGCTTTCGCTCTACCACCGCCTGCAGCGCTGGCCCGCTGGCAACTGGCTGTTCTCGCGCGCGGTGTGCCTGAAGGCCCCCTACTTCGCCAGCATCGCGCCGCGCATCACCCGCCTGGAGCACGGCCGCTGCGAAGGCACGCTGGCCGACCGTCGCAAGGTACGCAACCACATCGGCACAGTGCATGCGATCGCGATGTGCAACCTGGCCGAGCTGACCGCCGGGCTGATGGTCGATGCATCACTACCCAAGGGCATGCGCTGGATCCCGAAGGGGATGCAGGTGCAGTACCTGGCAAAGGCGCGCGGCACGCTGCAGGCGGTGGCGCTGCCGGCGCAGCCGATCGTGGCGGCGGCCCAGGGTTACGCGCTGCCGGTGACGGTGAGTGTGCGCGATCGCGCGGGGACGGAGGTGTTCAGCGCGGTCATCGACATGTGGGTGTCGCCGGCGAAGTGA